The following DNA comes from Candidatus Cloacimonadota bacterium.
CTGCGGTGCCTTAACTTCCTAGAGCGGCCTGATAAAGGAAGCATCATCGTCAATAATAAGGTGATTTTTGACGCAATGGATCCCGCTACCCAACGGGAAAGTGAAGTGCGGAAAAAGCGCCTGCATTTCGGCTTGGTTTTTCAAAGCTTTAACCTATTTCCTCAATACACAGTCCTAAAAAATGTTACATTGGCAGCAGAGCTGTTGGCCAAAGAACGCCCTAACTTTAAACAGGAGAAAAAAGCTATCTTGAAAGAGATTCAGGATCGGGGCAAAATGCTTCTTTCTCAGGTTGGTCTATCGGATAAGCTGGACTATTATCCCCATATGATATCCGGTGGACAGCAACAGCGCGTAGCCATTGCCCGCGCCCTAGCCCTAGAGCCGGACATTTTGTGTTTTGATGAACCTACTTCTGCCTTAGACCCTGAGC
Coding sequences within:
- a CDS encoding amino acid ABC transporter ATP-binding protein, which gives rise to MLEVKDIEKHFGTLKVLQKIDFSLEKGEAIAIIGSSGSGKTTLLRCLNFLERPDKGSIIVNNKVIFDAMDPATQRESEVRKKRLHFGLVFQSFNLFPQYTVLKNVTLAAELLAKERPNFKQEKKAILKEIQDRGKMLLSQVGLSDKLDYYPHMISGGQQQRVAIARALALEPDILCFDEPTSALDPELTGEVLKVIRNLAERNTTMIIVTHEMDFARDVADRVIFMDDGVIVEQGSPQEVFGNPKEERTKQFLTRYKKD